In the Panthera uncia isolate 11264 chromosome D2, Puncia_PCG_1.0, whole genome shotgun sequence genome, one interval contains:
- the LOC125933202 gene encoding zinc finger protein ZFP2-like isoform X1, whose amino-acid sequence MDKSRGSLSFGDVTVDFSWEEWQCLNPAQRTLYRDVMLENYHNFVSVGFLINKPEVIFRLEEGEEPWIVKEEFLYQNYPEDNKAHYLTERIQENQDKYLPQVAFKNKTLASEKVHALRQPSNTSANFVPSRKMSCKYDLRGVSLKNILISIGSNRNSSRKKYGILNVYEKLLDIKQEKPHAQEISCENNQDEKTFGHKNGIIQHLNTQTSEETLKYNDGGKPLGEETIIIPHRQNDIGEKLCEYKEHGETCEISSLLKYHAVYTEIKQSKSNQMENNFSKMSHFTQVQKSQRGECLFKCNECGQTFNYKSNLTVHQRTHTGEKRYQLNLRRKTSHKSVLTDHGRTHTGEKLYKCSECGKSFYKKSSLIRHERTYTRGKPHECNESGKTFCEKSTFTQHQRTHTAEKRFQCNEDRKTFCQQSDIKIHQRIHTGEKRFQCNECGKTFHWQSDIKLHQRTHTGEKPFLCNKCGKTFYRQSDVNAHQRIHTGEKRFQCNQCGKTFYWQSDVHAHQRTHTGEKPFQCNKCGKSFHRQADVNVHQRTHTGEKRFRCNECGKTFYRQSDVNAHQRIHTGEKPFQCNQCGKTFYRQADVNVHQRTHTGEKRFQCNECGKTFYRQSEVNVHQRTHTGEKPFQCNECGKTFYRQSDVNAHQRIHTGEKPYKCNECGKSFYEKSSLTRHERTHTGEKPYECKECRRTFCQRSALTQHQRTHTGDRPFHCNVCGKTYRHLSAFNVHRRTHTGEKPFQCIECEKSFLTKSTLINHQRTHTGEKPYECNECGKSFRHKSTLTTHLRTHSGEKPYKCCECGKAFGRKSALTNHQGIHVG is encoded by the exons ATGGACAAATCCCGG GGGTCACTGTCATTCGGGGATGTGACTGTGGACTTCTCCTGGGAGGAGTGGCAGTGCCTGAACCCTGCTCAGAGGACCCTGTACAGGgacgtgatgctggagaactacCACAACTTTGTCTCAGTGG gGTTTCTCATTAACAAGCCAGAGGTGATCTTCAGattggaggaaggggaagagccATGGATAGTAAAGGAAGAATTTCTGTACCAGAACTACCCAG aagacAACAAAGCTCATTACCTAACAGAGAGAATCCAGGAAAACCAAGACAAATATTTGCCACAAGTTGcatttaagaacaaaacactgGCCTCAGAAAAAGTTCATGCTTTAAGACAACCATCTAATACGAGTGCAAACTTTGTTCCTTCGAGAAAAATGTCCTGTAAATACGACTTACGTGGAGtgagtttgaaaaatattttaatatcaattgGTAGTAATAGaaattcttcaagaaaaaaatatggcattttaaatgtgtatgagAAATTACTTGATATTAAGCAGGAAAAACCTCATGCTCAAGAGATTTCTTGTGAAAATAATCAGGATGAGAAAACCTTTGGTCATAAGAATGGTATTATTCAGCACCTAAATACTCAGACTTCAGAggagactttaaaatataatgatggTGGAAAACCCTTAGGAGAAGAGACCATAATAATTCCACACAGGCAAAATGACATAGGAGAGAAACTCTGTGAATATAAGGAACATGGGGAAACCTGTGAGATATCATCTCTGTTGAAATATCATGCGGtctacacagaaataaaacaatccaaaagcaatcaaatggaaaataatttcagtaagaTGTCACACTTCACTCAAGTTCAGAAAAGCCAGAGAGGTGAGTGTCTAttcaaatgtaatgaatgtgggcaAACATTCAACTACAAGTCAAATCTCACAGTGCATCAGagaacacacacaggagagaaacgcTATCAACTTAATTTACGTAGGAAGACCAGTCACAAATCAGTTCTCACAGACCATGGGAGGACACATACAGGGGAGAAACTTTATAAATGTAGTGAATGTGGGAAGTCCTTTTACAAGAAGTCATCCCTCATTCGACATGAGAGAACATATACAAGGGGGAAGCCCCACGAATGTAATGAAAGTGGGAAAACTTTCTGTGAGAAATCCACCTTCACTCAACATCAGAGAACTCATACAGCAGAGAAACGCTTTCAGTGTAATGAAGACAGGAAAACTTTCTGTCAGCAGTCAGACATAAAGATACATCAGAGGATTCACACAGGGGAGAAACGCTTTCAGTGTAATGAATGTGGTAAAACTTTCCATTGGCAATCAGACATTAAGCtacatcagagaactcacacaggagagaaaccctttCTCTGTAACAAGTGTGGTAAAACTTTCTATCGGCAGTCAGATGTTAATGCACATCAGCgaattcacacaggagagaaacgcTTTCAGTGTAATCAGTGTGGTAAAACTTTCTATTGGCAATCAGACGTGCATGcacatcagagaactcacacaggagagaaaccctttCAGTGTAACAAATGTGGTAAATCTTTCCATAGGCAGGCAGACGTTAATGTtcatcagagaactcacacaggagagaaacgcTTTCgatgtaatgaatgtggaaaaaCTTTCTACCGGCAGTCGGACGTTAATgcacatcagagaattcacacaggagagaaaccctttCAATGTAATCAGTGTGGTAAAACTTTCTATCGGCAGGCAGACGTTAACGTGCATCAGAGAACTCACACGGGAGAGAAGCGCTTTCAATGTAATGAATGTGGTAAAACTTTCTATCGACAGTCAGAAGTTAATGtacatcagagaactcacacgGGAGAGAAGCCCTTTCAGTGTAATGAATGTGGTAAAACTTTCTATCGACAGTCCGATGTCAATgcacatcagagaattcacacaggagagaaaccttataaATGTAACGAATGTGGGAAATCTTTTTACGAGAAGTCATCCCTCACTCGACATGAGAGAACTCACACGGGAGAAAAACCCTATGAATGCAAGGAGTGTAGGAGAACTTTCTGCCAGAGGTCAGCCCTCACTCaacatcagagaactcacacaggagaTAGACCCTTTCATTGTAACGTGTGTGGCAAAACTTACCGTCATCTCTCAGCTTTTAATGTACATCGGAgaactcacacaggagagaaaccctttCAGTGTATTGAATGTGAGAAATCTTTTCTTACAAAGTCGACTCTTATTAATCATCAGAGGACTCACACAGGGGAAAAgccctatgaatgtaatgaatgtgggaagagTTTCCGTCATAAATCTACCCTCACTACCCATCTGAGAACTCACTcaggagagaaaccttataaATGTTGTGAATGTGGAAAAGCTTTTGGGCGGAAATCAGCCCTTACAAATCATCAAGGAATTCATGTAGGGTAG
- the LOC125933202 gene encoding zinc finger protein 37A-like isoform X2 produces the protein MDKSRGSLSFGDVTVDFSWEEWQCLNPAQRTLYRDVMLENYHNFVSVGFLINKPEVIFRLEEGEEPWIVKEEFLYQNYPECPACSGSFTRNKSKIMMFPYCIYLFSHLMNDITENGNHGTLSYFGI, from the exons ATGGACAAATCCCGG GGGTCACTGTCATTCGGGGATGTGACTGTGGACTTCTCCTGGGAGGAGTGGCAGTGCCTGAACCCTGCTCAGAGGACCCTGTACAGGgacgtgatgctggagaactacCACAACTTTGTCTCAGTGG gGTTTCTCATTAACAAGCCAGAGGTGATCTTCAGattggaggaaggggaagagccATGGATAGTAAAGGAAGAATTTCTGTACCAGAACTACCCAG AGTGTCCAGCATGCAGTGGGTCTttcacaagaaacaaaagcaaaatcatgATGTTTCCTTATTGTATCTATCTTTTTTCACACCTGATGAATGATATTACAGAAAATGGCAATCATGGTACTCTTTCTTACTTTGGTATATAA